TCCGGGAGCGCGTCAGCAACCTCGGTTTCATGCTGGACGAATTTGAAATGAACCGGGCATTCCAGGAGTTCAAGAAACTCGCGGACAAAAAGAAGGACATGTACGACGGTGACATTGAGGCAATTATCCTCAATGTTGACAGCGCATCGAGCGGTCCGTGGACGTTGAAGTCTATGGAAGTTCAGTCCGGCACCGAACAGGCAGCGCGTGCCAGCGTCAGCTTGTTGAACGAAGAAAGCGCGGAATGCACCGTTGCCGCAACGGCGGAAGGTCCGATGGAAGCCGCCTTCAAAGCGCTCGGTCAGGCGACCGGTATCGCGCTCGTGTTGCGGAAATTCGAACTGCATAGCGCGACAGCAGGAGACGACGCTCAGGGTGAAGTTACCGTCATGGTCGACTACAACGGCAAGAGCTGGCGCGGTCACGGCACCAGCGTGGACATCGTCGAAGCCGGCACGCGTGCTTGCCTTGAGGTTATCAATAGAATCTTGCGTCGCCGCGAACGTGGCCTGGACGAAGAAGCAGCAAACAGCGACATCAACCGGGCTTCAATTTAGACCCGGCTACCCTTATTTCGTAAGTGCGAAAGGATACGTCAGTTGCTAAGCTACGCCGTCCTGAACACCCCCGAATGACGCTTGTGGAGGCGATCAATGAGTTTTGACGGCGCGAAACATATCTGGATGAACGGCCAGATGATGCCATGGGAAAAAGCGAATGTTCATGTCATGGCGCATGCCCTGCACTACGGCTCCTCGGTATTCGAGGGTATTCGGATGTACGCGACGCCTGATGGGCCCAAAGTCTTCCGGCTTAAAGATCACATGCGCCGTCTTTACGATTCGGCGAAGATCTATCGCATGCCGATACCGCAATCGATCGAAGAATTGTCCAGCGCGTGCAAGCAAGTTTGCGTCATCAATGAATTGACCGACGGCGCGTACATCCGCCCCATCGCGTTTCGTGGCTACGGAGAAATTGGCCTGGCACCCAAAGCGGAACACCCGGTCGATGTCGCCATCGGCGCATGGAAATGGGGTGCGTACCTGGGCGCAGACGGACTTGAGAAAGGTGTCGATGTTTGCGTTTCAAGCTGGCAACGAGTTGCTCCGAATACGATTCCGGCACTGGCTAAATCCGGCGGAAACTACTTGTCCAGCCAATTGATCAGCACGGAAGCCAAACGCCTGGGCTTCGCCGAGGGCATCGCGCTGTCAACAGACGGCACAGTCAGTGAAGGTGCCGGTGAAAACCTGTTTGTTATTCGGGACGGCGTCTTGCTGACGCCGCCATCGGCGGCTTCCATCCTTACTGGCATCACCCGTGATTCCATCATCAAGATTGCGACGGATCTCGGTATGACAGTCCGCGAACAATCCATTCCCAGAGAAGCACTGTATCTCGCCGACGAAATGTTCTTTACCGGCACAGCCGCGGAGATCACCCCTATCCGCTCGGTTGACCGAATTCAGATCGGCGCCGGCAAACGCGGCCCTCTGACGGCGCAATTGCAGGAAGCCTTTTTCGGCTTGTTCTCTGGCGCAACGAAAGACACGTACGGCTGGCTCGAAGGCCTCGACGAAGAATCCATCGCGGTAGCAAGTGCATCGTAAGCAAGCAGACAAGTCACCTTTAACGCCCCCCGAAATACGCAGGTAGCGCCAACATGCGCAGCAGCAACGCACGAACGCTTTTTGAAAAAGTCTGGGCCGACCACATAGTTCGACCGGAAACGACCGATACACCGGCGATCTTGTACATCGACCTTCATCTGATCCACGAAGTCACAACACCGCAGGCCTTTACTCTATTGCGTTCACAAGGGCTGAAACTGCGACGCCCGGACCTGACGCTCGGCACTATGGACCACTCCACACCGACCACCCCGGTCGGTAGCCTGCAAGACATTGCTGTAGTGGCGGAAGGCGCCGCGCAACAGGTCGCGCAGATGGAAGCCAATTGCCGCGAATTTGGCCTCGAATTGCATGGTTTCGACTCCC
The DNA window shown above is from Woeseia oceani and carries:
- a CDS encoding branched-chain amino acid transaminase, with the translated sequence MWRRSMSFDGAKHIWMNGQMMPWEKANVHVMAHALHYGSSVFEGIRMYATPDGPKVFRLKDHMRRLYDSAKIYRMPIPQSIEELSSACKQVCVINELTDGAYIRPIAFRGYGEIGLAPKAEHPVDVAIGAWKWGAYLGADGLEKGVDVCVSSWQRVAPNTIPALAKSGGNYLSSQLISTEAKRLGFAEGIALSTDGTVSEGAGENLFVIRDGVLLTPPSAASILTGITRDSIIKIATDLGMTVREQSIPREALYLADEMFFTGTAAEITPIRSVDRIQIGAGKRGPLTAQLQEAFFGLFSGATKDTYGWLEGLDEESIAVASAS